The DNA segment ATGAAATAGATAAGGGATTTGGGGGAGATGCGAGAAGTGATGGAGGAACGAGTCAAAGAGTTTTAGCTAGTTTGTTAACTTGGATGGCCGAGAAAGAATCGGCCGTATTCGTTATTGCGACCGCTAATGCAATTGATAAGCTCCCAGCAGAGTTATTAAGGAAAGGTAGATTTGATGAAATATTTTTTCTTGATTTACCGAATTCTGAAGAGAGATTGAGTATCCTTGATTTACATTTAAAAAAAAGAAGACCAAGTTATAATTTTCCCCTTTCAACAATAATTGATCGCACAGAAGGTTATTCTGGAGCGGAACTTGAACAAGCAGTTATTGAAGCTATGCACTTTTCATTTGATGAAAAAAGAGAATTAATGGAAAAAGACTTAATTAAGGCTGTTTCTGAGTTAGTCCCGCTATCAAGAACAGCTAAAGAGCAAATTGATTTCTTGAAACAATGGTCTTCCACAGGGAGAGCACGTTCTGCCTCATAATTTATTTTTAATTTGAAAAATACAAACAAAGTTAGTAATCCCTTACTTAATTAATTTTTCAGCAAAAAGCTCTGATAATTATTTGAGATAAACTATCTTATTAAGAAATAAAAGATTAAAAAAAGAGTGTTAGATCAAAAATTAATAAGAGAAAATCCAACATTTGTGGAAAATAATTTATCCTTAAGAGGTAAATTTTATGATATTCATTCCATACATAAGATTACTGTAGAAAGAAAGGAAATTGATATCAAAATATCAAGCCTACAATCAGAGAGTAAAAAATTAAGCAAAATAATTGGCCAAGAGATAAGAAATCCCAATAATGCTAATTCTCAAGAACTCAATAAATTAAAAGAACAAGGAAATAAATACAGAATAAAAGTTTCAGAATTTGAAGAAAAAAAAAGAATACTAGATCAACAAATCCGAGATGAAATATTAAAACTACCTAATTTCCCAAGTAAAGATGCACCATTTGGAGAAAACGAAAGTAATAATATTCAAATAAAAGAATGGGGAGATCCGCTAAAAAAAGATAATCTTAAAACTCATTGGGAAATAGGTGAAAATTTAAAGCTATTTGATTCCATAAAATCAACAAAAATTGCAAAAAGTCGTTTTATTACTCTTTCAGGCAATGGCGCAAGGCTGGAGAGAGCTTTAATTAATTTTATGCTAGATGTTCATTCAAATAATGGTTATTTAGAGTTAATGCCTCCAGCGTTAGTTAATTCAGAAAGTCTTCAAGGATCAGGTCAACTACCTAAATTTTCAAATGAGAGTTTTAAGTGTGCTAATGATGACTTATGGCTCTCTCCAACAGCAGAAGTACCTCTGACTGCCTTTCATAAAAATGAGATTATTGATCCAAAACTTTTGCCTTTAAAATACGTAGCTTATAGTCCTTGTTTTAGGAGAGAAGCTGGTAGTTATGGAAGGGATACAAAAGGGTTAATAAGACTTCATCAATTTAATAAGGTTGAATTATATTGGTTTAGTGATCCAAATAAATCTTTAGAGGCTCATAAAGAAATAACTGCGGACGCAGAGAGTATTTTAAAAAAACTAAATTTACCATACAGATTAGTAGATATTTGCACTGGAGATTTAGGTTTTTCTTCTAGCAGAACTTTTGATCTTGAGGTTTGGTTACCTAGCAATAAATGTTACAGAGAAATATCTAGTTGCAGTAATTGTCGAGACTTTCAGGCTCGTAGATCATCAATAAGAACAAAAATTGATAAGAAAACTTCATATATCCACACTCTAAATGGAAGTGGTTTAGCTATAGGAAGAACAATGGCAGCAATTCTTGAGAATGGCCAGAGACCTGATGGAAGTGTAAAAATTCCTGATGTTCTTGTTCCATACTTTGGATCATCTTTAATAAAAACTAACTAAAATATAATAATGAATGTTTTAACCTCAATAACAGTATTAGGATTTCTCATTTTTTTTCACGAAATGGGTCATTTTCTTGCGGCAATATTCCAAGGGATATACGTTGATGGGTTTTCTATCGGATTTGGGCCTTCAATAATACAAAAAAAATATAAGGGCATTACTTACTCATTTAGAGCCTTTCCCCTTGGGGGATTTGTTTCTTTTCCAGACGAAGAAATCAATAACATTGATCCAGAGGATCCAAATCTTTTAAAAAATAGGCCAATAACTCAAAGAGTAATAGTTATATCTGCTGGAGTGTTTGCTAACTTACTTCTTGCTTATACAATTCTAATAATAAACGTAACTTCTATTGGAATTCCATACGAGCCAGATCCAGGAATTTTAGTTTTAGCAATTCAACCAGAGAAAGCTGCTTTTAAAGCGGGTTTAGAACCTGGCGATAAAATTTTAAAAATTGATGGAAATGTATTAGGTATTGGCGATCAAGCTGTTTCTACTTTAGTGAGTAAAATTCAAAGTTCATCAGAAGAATCAATATCAATTGAAATTGAGAGAGAAAACTCTAATCAAAGCCTAATTTTGATTCCTCAAAGCATTGAAGGGAAAGGCACAATTGGAGCGCAATTACAGCCAAACATTAAAAAAGAAACAAAAAAAACTAAAAATATCAAAGAACTTTTTCAATATACCAACAAAGAGTTTTCTTCACTATTAATCAAAACAATACAAGGTTATAAGGGATTAATTACAAATTTCTCATCAACAGCTCAACAATTAAGTGGCCCAGTAAAAATTGTGGAAATTGGAGCACAATTATCTGAGCAAGGTGGTACTGGAATATTATTATTTGCTGCCTTGATATCTATAAATTTAGCCGTTTTGAATTCTCTTCCATTACCACTACTTGATGGAGGTCAGCTAGTTTTTACCCTTATTGAAGGATTAAGAGGTAAACCCGTTCCAGTTAAAATCCAAATGGCTGTAACTCAATCAAGTTTTTTTCTTTTGGTAGGACTAAGCGTATTATTAATAATAAGGGATACCAGCCAACTACTAATAGTACAGAGACTGCTAAATCAATAATTTTTTTAATTTTGTTAGCTTAGCTGTTAATATAAATAAATAAATAAATTTAATCAAAAATTTAATGGCAAAAAAATCAATGATTGCTAGAGAGGTAAAACGTAAAAAACTAGTAAAAAAATATGCTGTCAAGAGAAAATCGTTATTAGATGAATTTAATGCTGCAAAAGATCCTATGGAAAGATTAGAAATACATAGAAAAATACAAGGGCTTCCAAGGAACTCAGCTCCTACAAGAATTAGGAATAGATGTTGGGCGACTGGTAAACCAAGAGGTGTTTACAGAGATTTTGGGTTATGCAGAAACCAATTAAGGCTTAGAGCTCATAATGGAGAATTGCCGGGTGTTGTAAAATCTAGCTGGTGATTATAGAAAATTTATAAATTTTGAAAAATTTTTTTTAATTTTTAATTTTGCTTAAAAACAAGTATTACCAACTGATTAAGATTATTACCACGGGTAATCAAAAAATTATTTTAAAACCTTATCTAAATAATTTACTCAATATGTCCCTACGAGATGTAAGAATAAATTGTGTATAGATTTATAATTTAAAAAGTGGAAGGAAAAAATACGTCGATCACGTTTGACGGACGAGAGATACGACTAACTACAGGACTATATGCTCCTCAAGCAAATGGAGCCGTAATGATTGAATGTGGTGACACATCTTTATTAGTTACTGCAACAAAAACAAATAAGAAAGAAGCTGCAGACTTTCTCCCTCTAATATGTGATTACGAGGAGAAATTATATGCTGCAGGAAGAATTCCTGGTGGTTTCATGAGAAGAGAAGGCAGGCCTCCTGAAAGAGCCACTTTAATAGCAAGATTAATAGATAGGCCAATGAGGCCCCTTTTTCCAATATGGATGAGAGATGAGATACAAATAGTTGCTTCTTGCCTTTCACTTGATGAAAGAGTACCTGCTGATGTATTAGCGGTGACTGGAGCATCTCTAGCAACATTATTAGGAGAAATCCCATTTTACGGACCAATGGCTGCCGTGAGAGTTGGATTATTAGGAGATGATTTCATCTTAAATCCAAGTTATAGAGAAATCGAGAAAGGTGATCTTGATATTATTGTCGCAGGGTCCCCTGAAGGAATTGTGATGATTGAAGCAGGTGCAAATCAACTTTCAGAGCAGGATACGATCGAAGCAATAGATTTCGGATACGAGGCAGTAACCGAACTTATCAAAGCTCAAGAAAATCTTCTTAAGGACTTAGGTATTAAACAAGTTAAACCTTCAGAACCAGAAGTAG comes from the Prochlorococcus marinus str. MIT 9515 genome and includes:
- the serS gene encoding serine--tRNA ligase — protein: MLDQKLIRENPTFVENNLSLRGKFYDIHSIHKITVERKEIDIKISSLQSESKKLSKIIGQEIRNPNNANSQELNKLKEQGNKYRIKVSEFEEKKRILDQQIRDEILKLPNFPSKDAPFGENESNNIQIKEWGDPLKKDNLKTHWEIGENLKLFDSIKSTKIAKSRFITLSGNGARLERALINFMLDVHSNNGYLELMPPALVNSESLQGSGQLPKFSNESFKCANDDLWLSPTAEVPLTAFHKNEIIDPKLLPLKYVAYSPCFRREAGSYGRDTKGLIRLHQFNKVELYWFSDPNKSLEAHKEITADAESILKKLNLPYRLVDICTGDLGFSSSRTFDLEVWLPSNKCYREISSCSNCRDFQARRSSIRTKIDKKTSYIHTLNGSGLAIGRTMAAILENGQRPDGSVKIPDVLVPYFGSSLIKTN
- the rseP gene encoding RIP metalloprotease RseP, with translation MNVLTSITVLGFLIFFHEMGHFLAAIFQGIYVDGFSIGFGPSIIQKKYKGITYSFRAFPLGGFVSFPDEEINNIDPEDPNLLKNRPITQRVIVISAGVFANLLLAYTILIINVTSIGIPYEPDPGILVLAIQPEKAAFKAGLEPGDKILKIDGNVLGIGDQAVSTLVSKIQSSSEESISIEIERENSNQSLILIPQSIEGKGTIGAQLQPNIKKETKKTKNIKELFQYTNKEFSSLLIKTIQGYKGLITNFSSTAQQLSGPVKIVEIGAQLSEQGGTGILLFAALISINLAVLNSLPLPLLDGGQLVFTLIEGLRGKPVPVKIQMAVTQSSFFLLVGLSVLLIIRDTSQLLIVQRLLNQ
- the rpsN gene encoding 30S ribosomal protein S14, whose amino-acid sequence is MAKKSMIAREVKRKKLVKKYAVKRKSLLDEFNAAKDPMERLEIHRKIQGLPRNSAPTRIRNRCWATGKPRGVYRDFGLCRNQLRLRAHNGELPGVVKSSW